A genomic window from Flintibacter sp. KGMB00164 includes:
- a CDS encoding HPr family phosphocarrier protein yields MKQFTYVIQDPLGIHARPAGALVKAAKPFADTAIQVVKGDKSVKATQLMKLMGLGVKTGDEITVTAEGPSEEAAIAAMEQFFKENL; encoded by the coding sequence ATGAAGCAGTTTACCTATGTAATTCAGGATCCCCTGGGCATCCACGCCCGTCCCGCCGGAGCGCTGGTCAAGGCCGCAAAGCCCTTTGCTGACACCGCTATCCAGGTGGTCAAGGGCGACAAGAGCGTAAAGGCCACCCAGCTGATGAAGCTGATGGGCCTGGGCGTCAAGACCGGCGACGAGATCACCGTCACCGCCGAGGGCCCCTCTGAGGAGGCCGCCATCGCCGCCATGGAGCAGTTCTTCAAGGAGAATCTGTAA
- a CDS encoding PRD domain-containing protein — MYRITKVLNHNAVLAQNLDDRQENLVVGKGAGFGRKPGERVNFSGEVTVYQLSQKCDRGNPRELVKRIDPIYLSIANSIILDARKTFGQVDTSILVPMADHIAFAAQRISKNAPLSNPLTPDIKALFPQEYEVAARGGELIRQQTGVVFSDDELGYIALHVHSSLESMQVSQAMQTAAIIRECVDLVQQETGVVIDVSSLSYNRLMSHIKYMAARLIKGEKLSMDVNTIMRQSCPKAFDIAQEICRQLERSLGRQVDEAEVGYLAMHVQRVFSTEPSVC, encoded by the coding sequence ATGTATCGAATTACAAAAGTGCTCAACCATAACGCGGTGCTGGCCCAGAACCTGGACGACCGCCAGGAAAACCTGGTGGTAGGGAAGGGCGCCGGCTTCGGAAGAAAGCCCGGAGAGCGGGTGAACTTCTCCGGAGAGGTGACGGTGTACCAGCTCTCCCAGAAATGCGACCGGGGTAACCCCCGGGAGCTGGTCAAGCGCATCGATCCCATCTACCTGAGCATCGCCAACAGCATTATTCTGGACGCCCGGAAGACCTTTGGTCAGGTGGACACCAGCATCCTGGTGCCCATGGCCGACCACATCGCCTTTGCCGCCCAGCGCATCTCAAAAAATGCCCCCCTCAGCAACCCTCTCACCCCCGACATCAAGGCTCTGTTCCCCCAGGAGTACGAAGTAGCTGCCCGGGGCGGTGAACTCATTCGCCAACAGACCGGTGTGGTCTTCAGCGACGACGAGCTGGGCTATATCGCCCTGCACGTTCACTCCTCGCTGGAGTCCATGCAGGTCTCCCAGGCCATGCAGACCGCCGCTATCATCCGGGAGTGCGTAGACCTGGTGCAGCAGGAGACAGGCGTGGTCATCGATGTGTCCTCCCTGTCCTATAACCGCCTGATGAGCCACATCAAATATATGGCCGCCCGCCTTATCAAAGGGGAGAAGTTGAGCATGGATGTCAATACCATCATGCGCCAATCTTGCCCCAAAGCCTTCGATATTGCCCAGGAGATCTGCCGCCAGCTGGAGCGCAGCCTGGGACGGCAGGTGGACGAGGCAGAGGTGGGATACCTGGCCATGCATGTGCAGCGGGTATTTTCCACCGAACCCAGCGTGTGCTGA